The Symphalangus syndactylus isolate Jambi chromosome 1, NHGRI_mSymSyn1-v2.1_pri, whole genome shotgun sequence DNA segment CCCCTGGGAATAGCTTCAGGAAGGGCCCACTGTGCCCTGGCTGGACAGTACACAGCTAGGAGGAGATGCCCAGTATCTGGACCCCAGGGCAGGGCTTCATGCATCCACGCACCCACCCCGTGGCCTTCTAGCCAACCTCTTTTCGATCAGCTCACTAGCAATGGACCAGACACAGGTGCCAGGCAGGACATCGCGGTCAGACACACACAACTTCAGTCGATAGTTTGTCTGTTCTAGTTGCCGGATCATCTCCTGCACAAACTGGATGTCGCTGGGGCAATAGCAGATGAAGGCATCGAAACGCTCAGGCATATGCCCTGGGTGCAGAGCACAAGGGTGGTGGTCAGAGCTCCATGGGAAGGCTTGGGAGGGGTCCAGCCAAGAGTCCCCTGCCTAGGCAACCCTGGGCCCTGCACCCTTCCCAAGATGATACTCATTAGAGAAAGTGCCCTTTCCAGGAGAGGAAAGATGAATACCTCAGGGCCTAAGCTCTGGATTAACCATGAGACAGACATTGTTTCATGAGCATCTCACAGCAATCCAGAGGTAggactattatctccatttcttaagtgaggaaactgaggctcagaaagattaaatgacttgcccaaggtctcacagccCATCTGCTTCCAACACCCATGCTCTTAACGCCACAATGTACTATTCCACCTGTCCCATGGGAACAGTATTGGACCCTTACCCAGGGGGTCATCAAGTGTGGTGATGCCCGCCAGCTCTGCTGTCCGTGGGACACTGCTGTCTACAGCGGCCACCTGTAAAGGCTTCTCagcctcctcctgctgctgcttcaAGATATACTTTTGGCAATCCTCCTCTGTGGGGAAGAGACAGGGTAAAGCAGGCTCCCTGGGAGTGCCTACCTCTTTACCCACAGTCAAGATCCAGCCGCTGTCCCACCTCCTCTGGCTGGGTTGTTCTAGAGGGCTTCCCCAGTTCACTGGTGCCACGCGAAGCTCAACAGCTCTGAGAAGCTGAGCTCCCACTGGCTCTAACTGACCCAAAGGGATGTCAGTGGTGTTCTGGCTTTCTGGAAGGCCATCAAAGTCAGGTTTGTATCTTTGTCCCTTCCTAGGGATCCTAAGAATGGTACCAAGGTAGGTCTGCTTCTTCTGGGATCCAGGGCAGATGTGAGCAAGGGGCTGGGCATGCCAGAAAGGCTCAGGAGACCCACTGGTTATGGTGCAGTGAGGGCAGTGATTCCAATTCAGCAAGGTGTGCCTGTCTGTGGGCGGCTGTACCCAACGCCTACGCATGTATATTATGTAAGTGCCAGTGAGTAGAAAGAAGGGCTGCATTTCCCCAGGACTTGAGGTTTCTAAGACAGTCCACTGTCAGTCGCCCCACCTGTCCTGTTGCTCTACTTGAAACAGCCCAGATGCCCCCACAGAAGCCTGATTCTGACTCCTGGCCCTACCCGAAAGCCTCTGCCTAAGCTGCTTCCTTCCCATCTCCGCCTATCCGGACCTTTGTCCAGTCCTTCTTAATAACCGGGACCAGTTATTAAGAAGGAACGGGACCCTCATGGTTCTCCCTCTGCAGGCTTCTCCGGGCCCCCAAGGCAGGAAACGGGGTCTCTCCATGGGAGCCAGGATGCTGAGGCCGCGGAAAGTCAGCCTCCTCACCCCCTAAGTACGAAGCCAGGAAGGGGACGTCCTCACCAATGCTGGGTCCCAGCTCCAGCAGCACGTCGTCGCGGCCCAGCTTGGTAAGCAGTTCGAGCAGTCGGCCTACCGAGGCGCCAGGGCGTCCCTGCCAGGAGTCCAGCAGCCTGCCAGTGGGGTCGGCGTGTGTCTCCAGTTGCCGGATCTCCAAGTACTCAAAGTCCATCTCCTCCGCCAGGGCGGTCCAGTCGGCCGCCACCTGTGTCCGCACGTTCAAGAACAGAGACAGGCGGCGCCGCACTCGCATGTTGAGAGCAGCCAGGGGAAGGGAGGATGTGGAGGAGACCGGGGCGGCAGACCCCGCGCTGGGACCTCCTGCAGCCATGGCGGGCTGTCCTGGAGCCTCAGCGCGGTCGGGTCGCATTGTCTGCCAGCGCTTCCTCTTTCTCCTACGGcacccgccccgccccgccggctTTCGCTTTCCGAGAAGCGCCGCCCTGCCCTACAATCTGGAGCCCCGCGCAAAAGTGCGGAGGCGGGGGCGCCCACCTCTACCCTTGCGGTCTCGAGGCGGGTGATGTGGGGGCGTGAGAAGTAGGAATCTGCCTTTTGAGATCTGGAGAGGTCCACGGCACTGCCCTTGAGGGtctggtgatggtggtagtaggTTGGCGGCGGAGTGAGGACGACCCTCCTTCGGGGGTTGTAGGAAACGGGCCTTGCTTTTTGGGATCTGGTGGAGCCACAATTCTTCCACGGGGGAATCTGAGGGGTTCATACGGTCCTGCCCTCGAGGATGGCGAGGAGGGGACAAGTGGGAAGGCACCAGCTCTGCCCTCCACTGTCTCTGGGGAACACGCACTCCTGCCGGTGGGAGTACGGGAAGACCCCTGCTGTGCTCCCCGAGGTGGGAGTGGGAAACGGACAGCTGCCTTCTGGAGCCTGAGGCATGCCGTGGCCCTGCCCTCGAAGTGGTTGGGGACGTCATGACACTAAGTTGGGGACCACAAGGCACCCTGTCCTTTGATGTCTGTGGGAAGCCCAGCACTACTCTCCAGGGTCTCAGGTAAAGACATGGCCCTGCTATTGGGAGTCAAGGGGGCACATGGCCTTGCTCTTTAGGTTTAGGGACACAGTCCTGACCTGCGGAGCCCtggttcattcatttactcattgaaCAAGTTCTTATTGATCATCTACTAAGTGTCAAGCGTGTCGCAGGCTCCCCGGATACATGGTACCTCTCTGCCTTGGTGGAGACCCCAGCCTAGCACGGGAAATGGGCACTAATAAAATCATTCCAATTGGATGTAAAACTGGTAAAAATGTGAAATGTTCATTCTCCAGTTAGAGAGCTTGTCACATCCCGCATCTCTGTAAAATCTGTTCTCCCGGCCAGCCCGGAAGCCTAAATTCCCTGTCTTCTCGAAAGAATGGGAAAGCCCAACCACGTCGGAGCAGGACTCGGGCGTCTCGGAAGCATTTAGGTCCCCCAGCTCAGGTACTGGGACCAGAGGGATAGCAGAGCCGACTAGGAAGTGGGTAGAGGAATTAGAGTCTCGGCTTCCATCTCCAGCCCCCAAGCAGTAAGCGGTCCTGGCTACCCAGCCTTCCGTTTGGCTGCGGGCAGGAGACAGGGATTTGGGGGTCAGGTCTCGGGTTTGGCTACAAAAGGTGGAAAGACTTCCGGTCTGCATTTCTGGGCGGGGATTCGTAAAGATACACCTTCTGGTTGGCTGCGGTAGGCTAAGGTAGGCGGGGCATTGAGTGGAAAGCTCGGCTGGGCGGTGCCTGTGGGCCCTCCTATAGAGGGCTCGGTAGGCGGTGGCGGGGAGGGGCGGGTTCCCAGGCCGACTCACCTTATGGTTGGCTGCGGCTGGAGGTGGGCGGGACTTTTGGAGGGTCGCTCGCATTTGTTCGCAGGGCTGTGGGCGGAGTTGAGGCCTTGGAGGCCGAGATGTGGTTCTGCGCGTGCGCGGACGGCTGTTAACTCCGCGGTCAGTTCCCGGACTTGTGGCTGGTCTGTAGGGTTGACCTGCGCAATGCAGAGGCTGCAGGTAGTGCTGGGCCACCTGAGGGGTCCGGCCGATTCCGGCTGGATGCCACAGGCCGCGCCTTGCCTGAGCGGTGCCTCGCAGGCCTCGGCTGCGGACGTGGTGGTGGTGCACGGGCGGCGCACGGCCATCTGCCGGGCAGGCCGCGGAGGCTTCAAGGTGAGGCCCGAGGGTCTGGGCGCCGAGTGTGGGAAGACGCCGGCGCGGGCTGGGGTCTGGTTCGTATGTTTGGTTACCCTGGACGCCGGAGGCAGCTCCGCACCCAGCTGTGGTCGGTTTGTCTCCCTGGGGTGGGCATGGGGGAGTGGGGGTCACCGCGGCTGCTCTTTCTGCTGCAGGACACCACCCCCGACGAGCTTCTCTCGGCAGTCATGACCGCGGTTCTCAAGGACGTGAATCTGAGGCCGGAACAGCTGGGGGATATCTGTGTCGGTGAGCGAACCACTCAGGCCCTGCG contains these protein-coding regions:
- the MYD88 gene encoding myeloid differentiation primary response protein MyD88 isoform X1, which encodes MRPDRAEAPGQPAMAAGGPSAGSAAPVSSTSSLPLAALNMRVRRRLSLFLNVRTQVAADWTALAEEMDFEYLEIRQLETHADPTGRLLDSWQGRPGASVGRLLELLTKLGRDDVLLELGPSIEEDCQKYILKQQQEEAEKPLQVAAVDSSVPRTAELAGITTLDDPLGHMPERFDAFICYCPSDIQFVQEMIRQLEQTNYRLKLCVSDRDVLPGTCVWSIASELIEKRLARRPRGGCRRMVVVVSDDYLQSKECDFQTKFALSLSPGAHQKRLIPIKYKAMKKEFPSILRFITVCDYTNPCTKSWFWTRLAKALSLP
- the MYD88 gene encoding myeloid differentiation primary response protein MyD88 isoform X3, giving the protein MRPDRAEAPGQPAMAAGGPSAGSAAPVSSTSSLPLAALNMRVRRRLSLFLNVRTQVAADWTALAEEMDFEYLEIRQLETHADPTGRLLDSWQGRPGASVGRLLELLTKLGRDDVLLELGPSIGHMPERFDAFICYCPSDIQFVQEMIRQLEQTNYRLKLCVSDRDVLPGTCVWSIASELIEKRLARRPRGGCRRMVVVVSDDYLQSKECDFQTKFALSLSPGAHQKRLIPIKYKAMKKEFPSILRFITVCDYTNPCTKSWFWTRLAKALSLP
- the MYD88 gene encoding myeloid differentiation primary response protein MyD88 isoform X2, with the translated sequence MRPDRAEAPGQPAMAAGGPSAGSAAPVSSTSSLPLAALNMRVRRRLSLFLNVRTQVAADWTALAEEMDFEYLEIRQLETHADPTGRLLDSWQGRPGASVGRLLELLTKLGRDDVLLELGPSIEEDCQKYILKQQQEEAEKPLQVAAVDSSVPRTAELAGITTLDDPLGHMPERFDAFICYCPSDIQFVQEMIRQLEQTNYRLKLCVSDRDVLPGTCVWSIASELIEKRCRRMVVVVSDDYLQSKECDFQTKFALSLSPGAHQKRLIPIKYKAMKKEFPSILRFITVCDYTNPCTKSWFWTRLAKALSLP
- the MYD88 gene encoding myeloid differentiation primary response protein MyD88 isoform X6; translation: MRPDRAEAPGQPAMAAGGPSAGSAAPVSSTSSLPLAALNMRVRRRLSLFLNVRTQVAADWTALAEEMDFEYLEIRQLETHADPTGRLLDSWQGRPGASVGRLLELLTKLGRDDVLLELGPSIEEDCQKYILKQQQEEAEKPLQVAAVDSSVPRTAELAGITTLDDPLGHMPERFDAFICYCPSDIQFVQEMIRQLEQTNYRLKLCVSDRDVLPGTCVWSIASELIEKRARNVTSRPNLHSASLQVPIRSD
- the MYD88 gene encoding myeloid differentiation primary response protein MyD88 isoform X4; amino-acid sequence: MRPDRAEAPGQPAMAAGGPSAGSAAPVSSTSSLPLAALNMRVRRRLSLFLNVRTQVAADWTALAEEMDFEYLEIRQLETHADPTGRLLDSWQGRPGASVGRLLELLTKLGRDDVLLELGPSIGHMPERFDAFICYCPSDIQFVQEMIRQLEQTNYRLKLCVSDRDVLPGTCVWSIASELIEKRCRRMVVVVSDDYLQSKECDFQTKFALSLSPGAHQKRLIPIKYKAMKKEFPSILRFITVCDYTNPCTKSWFWTRLAKALSLP
- the MYD88 gene encoding myeloid differentiation primary response protein MyD88 isoform X7, which translates into the protein MRPDRAEAPGQPAMAAGGPSAGSAAPVSSTSSLPLAALNMRVRRRLSLFLNVRTQVAADWTALAEEMDFEYLEIRQLETHADPTGRLLDSWQGRPGASVGRLLELLTKLGRDDVLLELGPSIGHMPERFDAFICYCPSDIQFVQEMIRQLEQTNYRLKLCVSDRDVLPGTCVWSIASAAGWWWSSLMIICRARNVTSRPNLHSASLQVPIRSD
- the MYD88 gene encoding myeloid differentiation primary response protein MyD88 isoform X5 gives rise to the protein MRPDRAEAPGQPAMAAGGPSAGSAAPVSSTSSLPLAALNMRVRRRLSLFLNVRTQVAADWTALAEEMDFEYLEIRQLETHADPTGRLLDSWQGRPGASVGRLLELLTKLGRDDVLLELGPSIEEDCQKYILKQQQEEAEKPLQVAAVDSSVPRTAELAGITTLDDPLGHMPERFDAFICYCPSDIQFVQEMIRQLEQTNYRLKLCVSDRDVLPGTCVWSIASAAGWWWSSLMIICRARNVTSRPNLHSASLQVPIRSD
- the MYD88 gene encoding myeloid differentiation primary response protein MyD88 isoform X8, producing the protein MRPDRAEAPGQPAMAAGGPSAGSAAPVSSTSSLPLAALNMRVRRRLSLFLNVRTQVAADWTALAEEMDFEYLEIRQLETHADPTGRLLDSWQGRPGASVGRLLELLTKLGRDDVLLELGPSIEEDCQKYILKQQQEEAEKPLQVAAVDSSVPRTAELAGITTLDDPLGAAGWWWSSLMIICRARNVTSRPNLHSASLQVPIRSD
- the MYD88 gene encoding myeloid differentiation primary response protein MyD88 isoform X9, with amino-acid sequence MRPDRAEAPGQPAMAAGGPSAGSAAPVSSTSSLPLAALNMRVRRRLSLFLNVRTQVAADWTALAEEMDFEYLEIRQLETHADPTGRLLDSWQGRPGASVGRLLELLTKLGRDDVLLELGPSIGAAGWWWSSLMIICRARNVTSRPNLHSASLQVPIRSD